From the Toxoplasma gondii ME49 chromosome VIIa, whole genome shotgun sequence genome, one window contains:
- a CDS encoding zinc finger, C3HC4 type (RING finger) domain-containing protein (encoded by transcript TGME49_281520~Predicted trans-membrane domain (TMHMM2.0):33-56:70-93:105-128:152-175), which yields MEAAEAEAIALQIQRDLNEEAENLRRDRRMAVSVYVFYGFCLVGFSACLIALLALYNNDWGRSCDVGMKVWSVVWLARMILQLICNTAVTAWRMRAGTSVPRAMMLLPRLVHAFGFTWWLLGVEQLFFEPSCEEPTLARTVSQVMFWMTGTVYLIPFVVYTLICVCLPCIIYFMVRFAVRPADRQPTPPSLVQQLEVKTYGDLIETLRRQYTLDTHEVDIQHERRTLPSLSLETVIDGVSNLLTPGPAAAGAPAPSTTVGGLPRTPAGAPWAIDLGGDSGVSASGLLSRQSISVNKACPICMVDLDDEDEVLIMPCDSRHFFHRACVEHWLETSQACPICRANIVNILTGTPSDPTLLPVDHRDLELQI from the exons atggaggcggcggaggccgAGGCCATTGCGTTGCAAATTCAACGCGACCTCAATGAGGAAG ctgagAATCTGCGCCGGGATCGGCGCATGGCGGTATCCGTCTACGTTTTCTACGGCTTCTGTCTTGTCGGCTTCAGTGCCTGCCTGATtgctctcctcgccctctACAACAACGACTGGGGTCGA agCTGCGATGTAGGGATGAAAGTATGGAGCGTCGTCTGGCTGGCTCGGATGATTCTGCAATTGATTTGCAACACAGCAGTGACGGCCTGGCGCATGCGGGCGGGGACCTCGGTGCCGCGAGCGATGATGCTTCTCCCGCGacttgtgcatgcgttcggaTTTACTTGGTGGCTTCTGGGCGTCGAACAACTCTTCTTCGAACCCAGCTGCGAAGAAC CGACGCTCGCTCGGACGGTCTCGCAGGTCATGTTTTGGATGACCGGCACTGTCTACTTGATTCCCTTTGTTGTCTATACACTC atCTGCGTGTGTCTGCCATGCATCATTTACTTCATGGTGCGATTCGCCGTGAGACCCGCGGATCGGCAGCCGACGCCGCCTTCACTCGTGCAGCAACTCGAAGTGAAGACGTACGGCGACTTGATCGAAACTCTGCGACGCCAGTACA CTCTCGACACCCATGAGGTGGACATACAGCACGAGCGTCGGACGTTgccgagtctctctctcgagacgGTGATCGACGGAGTCTCCAATTTGCTCACTCCTGGCCCAGCGGCTGCCGGGGCGCCAGCTCCCTCCACGACCGTTGGCGGACTCCCGCGGACTCCGGCTGGAGCGCCCTGGGCCATCGACCTcggcggagacagtggagtGAGCGCCTCGGGGCTCCTCAGTCGACAGTCGATCTCCGTCAACAAGGCATGTCCGATCTGCATGGTCGACctcgacgacgaagacgaggttCTCATCATGCCTTGCGACAGCCG ccaCTTCTTCCACAGGGCCTGCGTCGAGCACTGGCTGGAAACAAGTCAAGCTTG CCCCATTTGTCGCGCCAACATCGTCAACATCCTCACAGGGACGCCATCGGATCCCACCTTGCTGCCGGTGGACCATCGAGACCTGGAATTACAGATTTGA